In Scomber japonicus isolate fScoJap1 chromosome 19, fScoJap1.pri, whole genome shotgun sequence, a single genomic region encodes these proteins:
- the ssna1 gene encoding Sjoegren syndrome nuclear autoantigen 1 yields MTQQAAALQTYNNELVKCIEDLCSKREELNHQIKQEEEEKERLQHDIRVLSEKLSRVNESLAQRLAARATFDRTIAETEAAYTKILESSQSLLSVLKQEAGNLSKATEPRRKDH; encoded by the exons ATGACCCAACAAGCTGCTGCTCTGCAGACCTACAACAATGAACTTGTCAAGT GTATCGAGGACCTGTGCTCCAAGCGTGAGGAGTTGAACCATCAGATcaagcaggaggaagaggagaaggagcgGCTGCAGCACGACATCCGCGTCCTGTCTGAGAAGCTGAGCAGAGTCAACGAGAGCCTGGCACAGAGGCTCGCCGCTCGCGCCACCTTCGACCGCACCATCGCAGAGACCGAGGCTGCTTACACCAAG ATCTTGGAGAGTTCACAGTCTCTTCTCAGCGTCCTGAAGCAGGAGGCGGGAAACCTCAGTAAAGCCACAGAGCCTCGTAGGAAAGACCACTAA